In Streptomyces sp. NBC_00091, the following proteins share a genomic window:
- the trpS gene encoding tryptophan--tRNA ligase has protein sequence MASDRPRALSGIQPTSGSFHLGNYLGAIRQYVALQETHDAFYMVVDLHAITMPQDPKELRANTRLSAAQLLAAGLDPERCTLFIQSHVPEHAQLGWVMNCITGFGEASRMTQFKDKSAKQGANNATVGLFTYPILQVADILLYQANAVPVGEDQRQHIELTRDLAERFNQRFGQTFTLPAAHIVKEVAKIYDLQDPSIKMSKSASSPKGLINLLDEPKVTEKKIKSAVTDTEAEIRFDTANKPGVSNLLTIYSTLTGESIPALEARYEGKGYGALKTDLAGVMVDFVTPFKQRTQEYLDDPETLDSLLAKGAEKARAVAAETLAQAYDRLGFLPAKH, from the coding sequence ATGGCTTCTGATCGTCCTCGCGCGCTCTCCGGCATCCAGCCCACCTCCGGCTCGTTCCACCTCGGGAACTACCTCGGAGCCATCCGCCAGTACGTCGCCCTACAGGAGACGCACGACGCCTTCTACATGGTCGTCGACCTGCACGCGATCACCATGCCGCAGGATCCGAAGGAACTGCGCGCGAACACCCGCCTCTCCGCTGCGCAGCTCCTCGCCGCCGGCCTGGACCCCGAGCGCTGCACGCTCTTCATCCAGAGCCACGTCCCGGAGCACGCGCAGCTCGGCTGGGTCATGAACTGCATCACCGGCTTCGGCGAGGCCAGCCGGATGACCCAGTTCAAGGACAAGTCCGCCAAGCAGGGTGCGAACAACGCCACCGTCGGCCTGTTCACGTACCCGATCCTCCAGGTCGCCGACATCCTCCTCTACCAGGCGAACGCCGTCCCGGTCGGCGAGGACCAGCGCCAGCACATCGAGCTGACCCGCGACCTGGCCGAGCGCTTCAACCAGCGGTTCGGGCAGACCTTCACCCTCCCGGCGGCGCACATCGTCAAGGAGGTCGCGAAGATCTACGACCTCCAGGACCCCTCGATCAAGATGTCGAAGTCCGCGTCCTCCCCCAAGGGCCTGATCAACCTCCTCGACGAGCCCAAGGTCACCGAGAAGAAGATCAAGAGCGCGGTCACCGACACCGAGGCCGAGATCCGCTTCGACACCGCGAACAAGCCCGGCGTCAGCAACCTGCTCACGATCTACTCCACCCTCACGGGCGAGTCGATCCCGGCCCTGGAGGCCCGCTACGAGGGCAAGGGGTACGGCGCGCTGAAGACCGACCTGGCCGGCGTGATGGTCGATTTCGTCACACCCTTCAAGCAGCGCACCCAGGAGTACCTGGACGACCCGGAGACCCTGGACTCCTTGCTGGCCAAGGGCGCGGAGAAGGCCCGGGCGGTCGCCGCCGAGACCCTGGCGCAGGCCTACGACCGGCTCGGGTTCCTGCCCGCGAAGCACTGA
- the glyA gene encoding serine hydroxymethyltransferase, with protein sequence MTAHRQPALYATDPELASLVSAEETLQAETLRLIPSENYVSAAVLEASGTVLQNKYSEGYPGRRYYEGQQNIDRVEALAIERAKGLFGVDHANVQPYSGSPANLAVYLAFAKPGDTVMGMALPMGGHLTHGWGVSATGSWFRGVQYGVRQDSGLIDYDAVRELALAERPKVIFCGGTALPRTIDFEAFASIAKEAGSVLVADVAHIAGLIAGGAHPSPAGHVDVISTTTHKTLRGPRGAMLMCREEHAKAIDKAVFPGLQGGPHNQTTAGIAVALHEAAQPSFVSYAHAVVANAKALAEALLSRGFDLVSGGTDNHLILMDLTSRGVPGKVAAKALDRAGIVVNYNTVPFDPRKPFDPSGVRIGTPSLTSRGLGVAHMPLVAEWISRAVDAAAKADEPALAAIRAEVASLMAAFPAPGLPLS encoded by the coding sequence ATGACCGCGCACCGCCAGCCCGCCCTGTACGCCACCGACCCCGAGCTCGCCTCGCTCGTCTCCGCCGAGGAGACCCTCCAGGCGGAGACCCTGCGGCTGATCCCCAGCGAGAACTACGTCTCCGCCGCCGTGCTCGAGGCCTCCGGCACCGTCCTGCAGAACAAGTACAGCGAGGGCTACCCGGGCCGCCGCTACTACGAGGGCCAGCAGAACATCGACCGCGTCGAGGCGCTGGCCATCGAACGGGCCAAGGGCCTGTTCGGGGTGGACCACGCGAACGTCCAGCCCTACTCTGGCTCCCCGGCGAACCTGGCCGTCTACCTGGCCTTCGCGAAGCCCGGCGACACGGTGATGGGCATGGCCCTGCCGATGGGCGGGCACCTGACGCACGGCTGGGGGGTCTCCGCGACCGGCTCCTGGTTCCGGGGCGTGCAGTACGGCGTCCGCCAGGACAGCGGCCTGATCGACTACGACGCCGTCCGCGAGCTGGCCCTGGCGGAACGCCCGAAGGTCATCTTCTGCGGCGGTACGGCCCTGCCCCGCACGATCGACTTCGAGGCGTTCGCCTCGATCGCGAAGGAGGCGGGCTCGGTCCTGGTCGCGGACGTCGCCCACATCGCCGGCCTGATCGCGGGCGGGGCCCACCCCTCCCCGGCCGGGCACGTGGACGTCATCTCCACGACCACGCACAAGACGCTGCGGGGCCCGCGCGGCGCGATGCTGATGTGCCGGGAGGAGCACGCGAAGGCCATCGACAAGGCGGTCTTCCCGGGCCTCCAGGGCGGCCCGCACAACCAGACGACGGCCGGCATCGCGGTGGCCCTGCACGAGGCCGCGCAGCCGTCCTTCGTCTCCTACGCCCACGCGGTCGTCGCCAACGCCAAGGCGCTGGCCGAGGCCCTGCTGTCCCGGGGCTTCGACCTCGTCTCGGGCGGTACGGACAACCACCTGATCCTGATGGACCTGACCTCGCGGGGGGTCCCGGGCAAGGTCGCCGCCAAGGCGCTGGACCGCGCGGGCATCGTCGTGAACTACAACACGGTGCCGTTCGACCCGCGCAAGCCCTTCGATCCCTCGGGGGTGCGGATCGGTACGCCGTCGCTGACCTCGCGGGGGCTCGGGGTGGCCCACATGCCGCTGGTCGCGGAGTGGATCTCCCGCGCGGTCGACGCCGCCGCCAAGGCCGACGAGCCGGCCCTCGCCGCGATCCGCGCGGAGGTCGCCTCCCTGATGGCCGCCTTCCCGGCCCCGGGCCTCCCCCTGTCCTGA
- the rocD gene encoding ornithine--oxo-acid transaminase — MSRTADAIRSADEHSAHNYHPLPIVVSSADGAWMTDVEGRRYLDMLAGYSALNFGHGNRRLLDAARDQLERVTLTSRAFHHDRFADFCAQLAALCGKEMVLPMNTGAEAVETAVKTARKWGYEVKGVPDGQAKIVVAANNFHGRTTTIVSFSTDHEARDHYGPYTPGFEIVPYGDLTALDSAVTANTVAVLLEPIQGEAGVLVPPAGYLAGVRELTRERNVLFMADEIQSGLGRTGKTFACEHEGVVPDVYVLGKALGGGVVPVSAVVADRDVLGVFRPGEHGSTFGGNPLACAVALEVIAMLRTGEYQQRAAELGDHLHRELNLLVGGGAVTAVRGRGLWAGVDIAPGHGTGREISEKLMELGVLVKDTHGTTIRIAPPLVISKEDLDWGLDQLRSVLAG; from the coding sequence GTGTCGAGAACTGCTGATGCCATTCGCTCCGCCGACGAACACAGCGCGCACAACTACCACCCCCTGCCGATCGTCGTCTCATCGGCGGACGGAGCGTGGATGACCGACGTGGAGGGGCGCCGGTACCTCGACATGCTCGCCGGGTACTCGGCGCTCAACTTCGGCCACGGCAACCGCCGTCTGCTCGACGCCGCCCGTGACCAGCTGGAACGGGTCACGCTCACCTCGCGCGCCTTCCACCACGACCGCTTCGCCGACTTCTGCGCCCAGCTCGCCGCGCTGTGCGGCAAGGAGATGGTGCTGCCCATGAACACGGGCGCGGAGGCCGTGGAGACGGCGGTGAAGACGGCCCGCAAGTGGGGGTACGAGGTCAAGGGCGTCCCGGACGGGCAGGCAAAGATCGTCGTCGCCGCGAACAACTTCCACGGCCGGACGACGACCATCGTGTCCTTCTCCACCGACCACGAGGCCCGCGACCACTACGGCCCCTACACCCCCGGCTTCGAGATCGTCCCGTACGGGGACCTGACCGCCCTCGACTCCGCCGTCACCGCCAACACCGTGGCCGTGCTGCTGGAGCCGATCCAGGGCGAGGCGGGGGTCCTCGTCCCGCCGGCCGGATACCTGGCCGGCGTACGGGAACTGACGCGCGAACGGAACGTCCTCTTCATGGCGGACGAGATCCAGTCGGGCCTGGGCCGTACCGGGAAGACCTTCGCGTGCGAGCACGAGGGGGTCGTGCCCGACGTGTACGTGCTGGGCAAGGCCCTCGGCGGCGGGGTCGTGCCCGTGTCCGCCGTGGTCGCCGACCGGGACGTGCTCGGGGTGTTCCGGCCGGGCGAGCACGGCTCCACCTTCGGCGGGAACCCGCTCGCCTGCGCCGTCGCCCTGGAGGTGATCGCGATGCTGCGCACCGGCGAGTACCAGCAGCGCGCCGCCGAACTCGGCGACCACCTGCACCGGGAGCTGAACCTGCTGGTCGGCGGGGGCGCGGTGACCGCCGTACGCGGACGCGGGCTGTGGGCGGGCGTGGACATCGCCCCGGGCCACGGGACGGGCCGGGAGATCTCCGAGAAGCTGATGGAGCTCGGGGTCCTGGTGAAGGACACCCACGGGACGACGATCCGCATCGCCCCGCCGCTGGTCATCAGCAAGGAGGACCTGGACTGGGGCCTGGACCAGCTGCGGTCCGTCCTCGCCGGCTGA